A single region of the Candidatus Manganitrophaceae bacterium genome encodes:
- a CDS encoding FliA/WhiG family RNA polymerase sigma factor has product MSKRLTAPRIETAKMEKLIEEFAPVIRFLAQRLVFRLPPTLDVEDLIHAGIIGLMDAFEKYDPSREAQFKTYAEFRIRGAMLDEIRSLDWIPRSVREKVALFEKTCSRLTKEYGHPPSEAEMAAALEMDAKTFGAFLLSAKAITLLRLEDFALGETDERRLIESVADPRAENPLSSLLAQGMRERLIEAMDRLPQKERQVISLYYFEELTMKEIGLVLHVTESRVCQLHAQAIVKLKGALAEAKNKS; this is encoded by the coding sequence ATGTCAAAGCGTCTAACCGCGCCGCGGATCGAGACGGCGAAGATGGAAAAGTTAATCGAGGAGTTTGCACCGGTCATCCGCTTCCTGGCGCAGCGGCTCGTCTTTCGTCTTCCTCCCACGCTCGATGTCGAAGATCTCATTCATGCCGGCATCATCGGGCTCATGGACGCGTTCGAAAAATATGACCCTTCGAGAGAAGCGCAGTTTAAGACATACGCGGAATTTCGAATCCGGGGCGCCATGCTTGATGAAATTCGGTCGCTCGATTGGATTCCACGCTCGGTTCGTGAAAAGGTCGCGCTCTTCGAGAAGACATGCAGCCGCCTGACAAAAGAATATGGCCATCCTCCCAGCGAGGCCGAGATGGCGGCCGCACTCGAAATGGATGCAAAGACGTTCGGTGCCTTTCTCCTGAGCGCGAAGGCGATTACCCTGCTGCGCTTGGAAGATTTTGCATTGGGCGAAACGGACGAGCGGCGTTTGATCGAGTCGGTTGCCGACCCCCGCGCCGAAAACCCGCTCTCTTCCCTTCTCGCCCAGGGGATGCGGGAGCGATTGATTGAGGCGATGGACCGGCTCCCTCAAAAAGAGAGGCAGGTCATCTCTCTTTATTATTTTGAGGAGTTGACGATGAAGGAGATCGGGCTGGTCTTGCATGTGACGGAATCGCGGGTCTGTCAGCTTCACGCGCAAGCGATTGTAAAGCTGAAGGGGGCGTTGGCGGAGGCAAAGAACAAGTCATAA
- a CDS encoding chemotaxis protein CheW, whose amino-acid sequence MDEQESILREFLIECAEGLGRLDQEFVALEKDPTNAGLLASIFRTVHTIKGTCGFLALPKLENVAHGAENILVRMRDRKIPVTPEGVTLLLEAVDAIKEILAHIEATLHEPEKNYDAIRRKLDAFLSDAPPLPPSETDGPSPAPSAPAPKRKGKGKSKTEPAPKAAPPVATPPPAPPTGGGGEGKTGEETETASTSSKGFSAAESTLRVDVGLLDKLMNLVSELVLVRNQLLQRTRDRENAADTAIAQRMNLITTQLQESVTRTRMQPIRNVWNQFPRVVRDLARAHGKEVELVMEGAETELDKTLLEAIKDPLTHIVRNAIDHGLEAPDVRSEQGKNPKGTLALKAYHEGGQINIEIRDDGGGIHVDRVKRKAVEKGLISADAAAGLSPTEALNLIFLPGLSTAEKVTHVSGRGVGMDVVRNNIEKISGTIEIESESGRGTLLKLKIPLTLAIIPALMVQAGQDLFAIPQANLIELVRVDVEAGERVEVIHGAEFYRLRGVLLPLLRLSRLLRLQKGACEAALAEETNIVVLGSGGNSFGLVVDEVSDREEIVVKPLSRQLKGLMVFAGATILGNGTVALILDVSGIAEAGGIHQMAAGAELKGELKEEEAPSITEETLLLFSLSGQDRYAIPLSAVARLEEFQAAKVEHAAGREVVQYRGDLLPLIHLDRLIEGAVSSNGKETLPAIIFSKNHKSIGLVVGQILDTVNEEILLHPPPQGKTGVQGSLVIQGMTTDLLAIDQIIESVEPGWLKEEARVG is encoded by the coding sequence ATGGATGAACAGGAAAGCATCCTCAGAGAGTTTCTGATTGAGTGCGCGGAGGGTCTCGGACGGCTCGATCAGGAATTTGTCGCCCTTGAAAAAGATCCGACGAACGCCGGACTCCTGGCGAGCATCTTTCGAACGGTCCATACGATTAAGGGGACCTGCGGGTTCCTTGCGCTGCCGAAGCTGGAGAATGTCGCCCACGGCGCGGAAAACATCCTGGTTCGAATGCGGGACAGAAAAATCCCAGTGACGCCGGAAGGGGTCACTCTCCTTCTGGAGGCGGTTGATGCCATCAAAGAGATTTTGGCGCATATCGAAGCAACATTGCATGAGCCTGAAAAAAACTATGATGCCATCCGGCGGAAGTTGGATGCCTTCCTGAGCGACGCCCCCCCTCTGCCGCCGAGCGAAACAGACGGTCCGTCCCCGGCGCCGTCCGCTCCGGCTCCCAAGAGAAAAGGAAAGGGGAAAAGCAAAACGGAACCGGCCCCCAAAGCCGCACCCCCCGTCGCGACGCCTCCTCCTGCGCCGCCGACGGGCGGGGGAGGGGAGGGGAAGACGGGGGAGGAGACGGAAACGGCGTCAACCTCCTCCAAGGGTTTCTCAGCTGCGGAATCGACCCTCCGCGTCGACGTCGGTCTGCTCGACAAATTGATGAACTTGGTGAGCGAGCTTGTCCTGGTTCGTAATCAATTGCTTCAGCGGACCCGGGATCGGGAGAACGCCGCCGATACCGCCATTGCGCAGCGGATGAACCTGATTACCACACAGCTTCAAGAGAGTGTGACGCGGACGCGGATGCAGCCGATCCGAAACGTCTGGAACCAATTTCCCAGGGTCGTCAGAGACCTGGCCCGTGCGCATGGCAAAGAGGTGGAGCTGGTGATGGAAGGGGCCGAGACCGAGCTCGATAAAACGCTCCTGGAGGCGATTAAAGATCCGCTGACACACATTGTCCGTAATGCGATCGACCATGGGCTCGAGGCGCCGGATGTCCGGAGTGAGCAGGGTAAAAATCCGAAAGGGACCCTGGCGCTGAAGGCTTATCACGAAGGAGGACAAATTAACATCGAGATCCGGGACGATGGCGGCGGCATCCATGTCGACCGGGTCAAACGCAAAGCGGTCGAGAAGGGATTGATCTCCGCCGATGCGGCAGCCGGTCTGTCGCCGACGGAGGCGCTGAATCTGATCTTCCTGCCGGGACTTTCAACCGCCGAGAAGGTCACCCACGTCTCCGGACGGGGGGTTGGGATGGATGTCGTTCGGAACAATATCGAGAAGATCAGCGGCACGATTGAGATTGAAAGCGAGAGTGGCCGAGGTACGCTTCTCAAACTGAAGATCCCACTGACCCTTGCCATCATCCCTGCGTTGATGGTCCAGGCCGGTCAAGACCTTTTTGCAATCCCCCAGGCGAATCTCATTGAGCTGGTTCGGGTCGATGTCGAAGCGGGAGAGCGGGTTGAAGTGATTCATGGCGCCGAGTTCTACCGGCTGCGCGGGGTGCTCCTTCCCCTTCTCCGCCTCAGCCGCCTCCTTCGGTTACAAAAAGGCGCCTGCGAAGCGGCGCTGGCCGAAGAGACGAATATTGTCGTCCTCGGAAGCGGCGGGAACTCGTTCGGGCTCGTGGTCGATGAGGTGAGCGATCGGGAGGAGATCGTCGTAAAACCGCTGAGCCGTCAGCTCAAAGGGCTGATGGTCTTCGCCGGTGCGACGATCCTCGGGAATGGGACCGTCGCGTTGATCCTTGACGTCTCCGGAATCGCCGAAGCAGGCGGCATCCATCAGATGGCGGCCGGAGCGGAGCTGAAGGGCGAGTTAAAGGAAGAAGAGGCGCCCTCCATTACGGAGGAGACCCTCCTTCTCTTTTCCCTTTCCGGTCAAGATCGGTATGCCATTCCACTCTCGGCGGTCGCGCGACTCGAAGAGTTTCAAGCGGCGAAGGTGGAACATGCGGCGGGACGGGAGGTCGTGCAATACCGGGGCGATTTGTTGCCGCTGATTCATTTGGACCGCCTGATCGAGGGAGCGGTTTCATCAAATGGGAAGGAGACCCTCCCGGCGATCATTTTTTCGAAAAATCATAAAAGCATCGGTCTGGTCGTCGGGCAGATCCTCGATACCGTCAATGAGGAGATTCTTCTTCACCCTCCTCCTCAGGGCAAGACGGGGGTTCAAGGATCGCTCGTGATTCAAGGGATGACGACCGATCTCCTCGCCATCGATCAGATCATCGAAAGTGTCGAGCCGGGATGGCTGAAGGAAGAAGCACGGGTCGGTTGA
- a CDS encoding chemotaxis protein CheW has translation MYATFFIEDHFFGVEVENVQEVFTAPAITSVPLAPSIIAGLINLRGEIVTTIDLRVRLGFSPRAAGVEAMSVVVRTLEGPVNFLVDQIGDVIEVLPSLFEPPPETVDAQLASVLDGVYKLEDRIFLALNTEAVIKGVGPSPSEILSKSP, from the coding sequence ATGTATGCCACCTTTTTTATCGAAGATCACTTCTTCGGGGTCGAGGTGGAGAATGTCCAGGAGGTCTTCACTGCGCCGGCGATTACGTCGGTCCCCTTGGCCCCTTCGATCATCGCCGGATTGATTAACCTGCGCGGCGAGATTGTGACCACGATCGACTTGCGTGTTCGGCTCGGTTTCTCTCCTCGGGCGGCCGGAGTTGAAGCAATGAGCGTGGTCGTCCGCACATTGGAAGGTCCGGTTAATTTTCTGGTCGATCAGATCGGGGATGTGATCGAGGTGTTGCCGAGCCTCTTTGAGCCTCCTCCTGAAACGGTCGATGCCCAGCTCGCCTCGGTGCTCGACGGCGTCTACAAACTCGAAGACCGGATTTTTCTCGCATTGAACACGGAAGCGGTGATTAAAGGGGTCGGCCCGTCGCCGAGTGAGATTCTTTCGAAATCGCCTTAG
- a CDS encoding phosphate ABC transporter substrate-binding protein, which yields MSIKNRSILILLVVLPLIVPLIAAGEMSVKIIVNASNPASMMKKAQISNFFLKKAGTWENGHKVLPVDQVESSSVRKAFSEQVHGKDVHQIVSYWQKQIFSGREVPPVEKDSDREVLAYVRDNTDAIGYVSDGAAVGEGIKVVKVLD from the coding sequence ATGAGCATAAAAAATAGATCTATTTTGATATTGCTGGTTGTCTTGCCTTTAATTGTCCCACTCATTGCGGCGGGGGAGATGTCGGTCAAAATCATCGTCAATGCATCGAATCCGGCCTCGATGATGAAGAAGGCACAAATTTCTAATTTCTTTTTGAAGAAGGCAGGCACTTGGGAAAACGGCCATAAAGTTCTTCCGGTCGACCAGGTGGAGTCCTCTTCTGTGAGAAAGGCCTTTTCGGAGCAGGTGCACGGAAAAGACGTCCACCAGATTGTCAGCTATTGGCAGAAGCAGATCTTTTCCGGCCGTGAGGTGCCCCCCGTCGAAAAAGACTCTGACCGAGAGGTCCTTGCTTATGTTCGGGACAATACCGATGCGATCGGATATGTCTCCGACGGCGCCGCCGTCGGAGAGGGTATAAAGGTCGTCAAAGTGCTCGACTGA
- a CDS encoding methyl-accepting chemotaxis protein: MTVTNQLAQGDLTGRVALRIRDEIGQIGEAINRAIDRMGGSIKGISVSADVLSQSSANLVAVSQQMSGNAEETAGQANVVSTTAEEVSRNLQSVSSAVEEMNISIREIAQNAREAAQVGNRAVSLAEGTHGKIGKLGESSNEIGDVIKVITAIAQQTNLLSLNAAIEAARAGEAGKGFVVVANEVKELAKKTGKATEEIGRKIELIQNDTKEAVEAINQIRTIISQMNGIQTSIAGSVEQQTITTNGISESVSEAAKGSSDIAKSILGMANTAKGTSVGAGNAKKSAEELARMATQLKEIVGRFRYE, encoded by the coding sequence ATGACGGTCACCAATCAATTGGCCCAGGGAGATTTAACCGGACGAGTCGCGCTCCGAATACGGGATGAAATCGGTCAAATCGGAGAGGCAATCAATCGGGCCATTGATCGAATGGGGGGGAGTATCAAAGGAATCTCCGTCAGTGCCGACGTCCTTTCGCAGTCTTCTGCGAATCTGGTTGCAGTCAGCCAGCAGATGAGCGGGAATGCCGAAGAGACGGCGGGGCAGGCGAATGTCGTCTCCACCACGGCGGAGGAGGTAAGCCGAAACCTGCAGTCAGTCTCTTCGGCGGTGGAGGAGATGAACATCAGTATTCGTGAAATCGCGCAAAATGCGCGGGAAGCGGCTCAGGTCGGAAACCGGGCGGTCTCGCTGGCGGAGGGAACCCACGGCAAGATTGGAAAATTGGGGGAGAGCAGCAATGAAATCGGCGATGTCATTAAAGTGATCACCGCCATTGCCCAGCAGACGAACCTTCTCTCATTGAATGCGGCGATTGAAGCGGCGCGGGCCGGCGAGGCCGGAAAAGGATTTGTCGTCGTGGCGAATGAAGTCAAAGAGCTTGCCAAGAAGACCGGCAAGGCCACCGAAGAAATCGGAAGAAAAATTGAATTGATTCAAAACGACACGAAGGAGGCGGTCGAAGCGATTAATCAAATCCGGACGATCATCAGTCAGATGAACGGCATTCAGACCTCGATCGCCGGATCGGTCGAACAGCAGACGATCACAACCAATGGGATCAGTGAGAGCGTTTCAGAGGCGGCAAAAGGGAGCTCGGACATCGCCAAGAGCATTCTCGGTATGGCGAATACCGCCAAGGGAACCTCCGTCGGTGCTGGCAATGCGAAAAAATCGGCGGAAGAGCTGGCCCGGATGGCCACGCAGCTGAAGGAGATCGTGGGGCGGTTCCGGTATGAGTAG
- a CDS encoding methyl-accepting chemotaxis protein — protein MNFRTDGSIAKKLYGIIVLYCSIVVGVSLFSYLGMTLLSGVRAYVGAEGIWSKHQKEGAYHLVRYAATRDEAHYQAYLNAFEVMLSDKKVRLELEKSDPDMTLTLQGLVGGKVHPEDHATMIFLFRRFRHLDYLDKAIGIWSEGDRLISEFQDVGKTLHREISSGGASAAAVDAALTHLDLINENLSRLEEDFSRTLGEASRWLKGLLLKIVIGVSVVFLGVGLAISLFLSHSIVEKLRRISAVAARVASGDLTVRGVVAQSDEIGLFTAAFNKMTENLEKMISQIREKAVQVSSASDEMSASGQQMSAGSEKAEQLVKTVSVSTEQADRSVHAIATAAQQMSATLGEIAREVQKATEMILDAVKMAERTNLTIFQLKDSSTEIGDVVKVITAIAQQTNLLALNAAIEAARAGEAGRGFAVVANEVKDLAKKTANATEEIGRKIAMIQTDTKEAVSAIGAISGIIGQVNEIATTIAGALEEQTATTNEISRNVTDTARGTREVTQNIREVVTAAKSAAEGTAHVMAAAQRLAMLGSELMAMVSQFRIGHGMGESGTPNHWK, from the coding sequence ATGAACTTCCGAACAGATGGGTCGATCGCCAAAAAGCTATATGGAATCATCGTGCTTTACTGTTCAATTGTCGTCGGCGTGTCGCTCTTCAGTTATCTCGGTATGACACTCCTTTCGGGAGTTCGTGCCTATGTCGGCGCGGAAGGGATCTGGTCAAAGCATCAGAAAGAGGGGGCCTATCATCTGGTTCGATATGCTGCAACACGGGACGAAGCGCACTATCAAGCTTATCTCAATGCTTTTGAGGTCATGCTTTCAGACAAGAAGGTCAGGTTGGAATTGGAAAAATCGGATCCCGATATGACATTGACCCTTCAGGGACTCGTCGGCGGAAAGGTGCACCCGGAGGATCACGCGACCATGATCTTCTTGTTCAGACGATTTCGCCATCTGGACTATCTCGATAAGGCGATCGGTATCTGGAGTGAAGGGGACCGTCTCATCTCCGAATTCCAAGACGTGGGGAAGACACTGCATCGCGAGATCTCTTCGGGCGGAGCCTCTGCCGCCGCGGTCGATGCCGCGCTGACCCATCTCGATCTCATTAATGAGAACTTAAGCCGTCTGGAAGAGGACTTTTCCCGGACGTTGGGAGAAGCTTCCCGATGGCTCAAAGGATTGCTCCTGAAAATTGTCATTGGAGTTTCTGTTGTCTTTTTAGGGGTCGGTTTGGCGATTTCACTTTTCCTGTCCCACTCTATCGTCGAAAAGTTAAGACGCATTTCAGCGGTTGCCGCCAGGGTCGCCTCCGGCGATCTGACTGTCCGAGGCGTGGTCGCCCAATCGGATGAAATCGGTCTATTCACGGCTGCGTTTAATAAGATGACTGAAAATCTGGAAAAGATGATCTCCCAGATCCGGGAGAAGGCGGTTCAGGTTTCGTCGGCTTCCGACGAAATGTCGGCTTCCGGCCAGCAGATGAGTGCCGGTTCGGAAAAGGCCGAGCAGTTGGTAAAAACCGTCTCGGTATCGACGGAGCAGGCTGATCGAAGCGTGCATGCCATCGCGACGGCCGCCCAGCAGATGTCGGCCACCCTAGGAGAGATTGCCAGGGAGGTTCAGAAAGCGACGGAGATGATCCTGGACGCGGTGAAAATGGCCGAGCGGACGAATCTAACCATCTTCCAGTTGAAAGATTCCAGCACGGAAATCGGCGATGTCGTCAAAGTCATCACCGCGATTGCACAGCAAACCAATCTCTTGGCATTGAATGCGGCGATTGAGGCGGCGCGGGCGGGAGAGGCGGGAAGAGGCTTTGCCGTGGTGGCGAACGAGGTGAAAGATCTGGCGAAGAAAACGGCCAATGCAACCGAAGAGATCGGTCGGAAGATCGCCATGATTCAGACCGATACGAAAGAGGCGGTCTCCGCCATCGGAGCGATCTCGGGGATCATCGGTCAGGTCAATGAGATTGCGACGACGATTGCAGGTGCCTTGGAGGAGCAGACGGCGACAACGAATGAGATCAGCCGCAATGTGACCGATACGGCGCGTGGGACGAGAGAAGTGACCCAAAATATCAGAGAGGTTGTGACTGCTGCAAAAAGTGCCGCAGAGGGAACGGCTCATGTGATGGCCGCCGCTCAAAGGCTCGCGATGCTGGGAAGTGAGCTCATGGCGATGGTCAGTCAATTCCGGATCGGCCATGGAATGGGAGAAAGCGGGACGCCGAACCATTGGAAATAG
- a CDS encoding methyl-accepting chemotaxis protein has protein sequence MAAMKKGDQASAGMKERIETLLNEKKQANMREIDSLFGRLMIFQWFVGIVFALLVFPNQWPEAAQTQYPLLLAIVLGGVFTGIPLFLALTQPGEVVTRHAIAVGQMLMGALLIHLSGGRIETHFHVFGSLAFIAFYRDWPLLISATAVVALDHLIRGIFFPHSVFGMAAGSEWRWLEHAAWVVFEDFILIIACSRGIEEMRDGAEKQAYLEGVIGAVRGEVHSRIADLNHQSEELSAAGLKMSGNSEETERLASTVSSASEQTSRNVQTVATAAEEMSATLKEIAKNVIKATQITSQAVQVASTTNQTIGKLGESSAEIGKVVKVITAIAQQTNLLALNAAIEAARAGEAGKGFAVVANEVKDLAKKTAKATEEIGQKIAMIQTDTKEAVSAIGEISEVISQINEIATTIAGALEEQTATTNEISRSVSEAARGTGEVSRSITGVVSAAKSTAEGTADILAASKNLSKMSSDLMSAISKFRMKAEGGSPGSGGEPHPPAPPMRRLEMIP, from the coding sequence ATGGCAGCGATGAAGAAAGGTGATCAAGCATCAGCGGGAATGAAGGAACGAATCGAAACCCTCCTCAACGAAAAAAAACAGGCCAACATGCGCGAAATCGATTCGCTCTTTGGCCGGCTGATGATCTTCCAATGGTTTGTCGGAATCGTTTTCGCTCTCTTGGTTTTTCCAAACCAGTGGCCGGAAGCGGCCCAGACCCAATATCCGCTCCTGCTCGCGATCGTCTTGGGAGGGGTATTCACGGGGATACCGCTCTTCCTGGCCCTCACCCAACCGGGTGAGGTGGTCACGCGGCATGCCATCGCCGTCGGTCAGATGCTGATGGGCGCCCTGTTAATTCACCTGTCGGGGGGACGGATCGAGACCCATTTTCATGTCTTTGGGTCCCTTGCTTTTATCGCATTTTACCGCGATTGGCCGTTGCTGATTTCAGCGACCGCCGTGGTGGCGCTCGATCATCTGATTAGGGGGATTTTCTTTCCTCATTCGGTATTCGGAATGGCGGCGGGAAGTGAATGGCGATGGCTGGAGCATGCGGCGTGGGTCGTTTTTGAAGATTTCATTCTGATCATCGCCTGCAGTCGAGGAATAGAGGAGATGCGAGACGGGGCCGAAAAACAGGCGTATCTGGAAGGGGTGATTGGAGCGGTTCGCGGAGAGGTCCACAGTCGGATCGCCGATTTGAATCATCAATCGGAAGAGCTGTCGGCGGCCGGGCTGAAGATGAGCGGAAATTCCGAGGAGACGGAGCGGTTGGCGAGCACCGTCTCTTCGGCGAGTGAACAGACGAGCCGCAATGTCCAGACGGTGGCCACTGCCGCCGAGGAGATGTCTGCCACGCTGAAGGAGATCGCCAAGAATGTGATTAAAGCCACCCAGATCACGAGCCAAGCGGTGCAGGTGGCAAGCACCACCAATCAGACGATCGGCAAGCTCGGGGAGAGCAGCGCGGAGATTGGGAAAGTGGTGAAGGTGATCACCGCGATTGCGCAGCAGACGAATCTGTTGGCGTTGAACGCGGCGATTGAGGCGGCGCGGGCGGGAGAGGCGGGAAAAGGATTCGCCGTGGTGGCCAACGAGGTCAAAGACCTCGCCAAGAAGACCGCCAAAGCCACCGAGGAGATCGGCCAGAAAATCGCCATGATTCAGACCGATACCAAAGAGGCGGTCTCCGCCATCGGAGAAATTTCCGAGGTAATCTCCCAAATCAACGAGATCGCCACCACGATTGCCGGAGCCTTGGAAGAGCAGACGGCGACAACGAATGAGATCAGCCGCTCGGTGTCGGAGGCGGCGAGGGGAACCGGCGAAGTCAGCCGAAGCATCACCGGGGTGGTCTCCGCCGCAAAGAGCACCGCCGAGGGAACGGCAGATATCCTGGCCGCTTCCAAGAATCTTTCCAAAATGAGCAGCGACCTGATGTCGGCGATCAGCAAATTCCGAATGAAGGCGGAGGGGGGCAGTCCGGGAAGCGGCGGGGAACCGCACCCCCCTGCCCCTCCGATGCGCCGTCTCGAAATGATTCCCTAG
- a CDS encoding methyl-accepting chemotaxis protein, with protein MPRFSGAGSHASDRRGRLAGNLTVRNEVDRADEIGHLAATFNRMTEHLHSLVVEIRDGASHVASTSEELSASSQQMSANSEETERLASNVSSASEQTNRNVQTVATAAEEMTATLQEISKNVLKATQITSQAVQVASTTTQTISMLGDSSAEIGKVVKVITAIVQQTNLLALNAAIEAARAGEAGKGFAMVANEVKDLAKKTAVATEGIAEEIRTIQTDTKAAVSAIGEISEIIAQINEIATTIAGALEEQTATTNEISRSVSEAAKGTGQVSGSIAGVVSAAKSTAKETTDILAASQRLARMGAELMSMVGQFRVGQEGSGTAGPIDQKRQDHPAEDIPAFLRKGPGRLNAKTEVDSGSRCLN; from the coding sequence GTGCCTCGGTTTTCTGGGGCTGGTTCTCACGCTTCTGATCGGCGGGGTCGGTTAGCCGGCAATCTGACGGTTCGAAACGAGGTCGACCGGGCAGATGAAATTGGCCATTTGGCGGCGACCTTTAATCGAATGACCGAGCATCTTCACAGCCTGGTGGTTGAGATTCGGGATGGCGCATCACACGTTGCTTCGACTTCAGAAGAGTTGTCGGCTTCGAGTCAGCAGATGAGCGCGAACTCAGAGGAGACCGAGCGGTTGGCAAGCAATGTCTCTTCAGCGAGCGAGCAGACCAATCGCAACGTCCAGACGGTGGCCACTGCGGCCGAGGAGATGACCGCAACGCTTCAGGAGATTTCAAAAAATGTTCTGAAGGCCACCCAGATCACGAGTCAAGCGGTGCAGGTCGCAAGCACCACCACCCAAACCATCAGCATGCTCGGAGACTCCAGTGCGGAGATCGGGAAGGTCGTCAAAGTGATCACCGCCATTGTGCAGCAGACGAACCTGCTGGCGCTGAATGCGGCGATTGAAGCGGCCCGCGCGGGGGAAGCGGGAAAAGGCTTCGCTATGGTGGCCAACGAGGTTAAAGACCTCGCCAAGAAGACCGCCGTCGCGACCGAGGGGATCGCGGAAGAGATTCGGACGATCCAGACGGATACGAAAGCGGCGGTATCCGCCATCGGAGAAATCAGCGAGATCATTGCACAGATCAACGAGATTGCAACGACCATCGCGGGAGCGCTGGAGGAGCAGACGGCGACAACGAATGAAATCAGCCGCTCCGTGTCGGAGGCCGCAAAAGGAACGGGCCAGGTCAGCGGAAGCATCGCCGGGGTGGTCTCGGCCGCGAAGAGCACCGCCAAAGAAACGACAGATATTCTGGCAGCCTCTCAGCGTCTGGCGCGCATGGGAGCCGAGTTGATGAGCATGGTCGGTCAATTCCGGGTCGGACAAGAGGGAAGCGGGACCGCCGGCCCGATCGACCAGAAGAGGCAGGATCACCCTGCTGAGGACATCCCCGCGTTTTTACGAAAAGGGCCGGGCCGGCTTAATGCAAAAACTGAGGTAGATTCAGGAAGTAGATGTTTGAATTGA
- a CDS encoding response regulator, with protein sequence MRSVMRQMLQRLGHRAIEAGNGKEALDQLNHHSDVGAILLDWNMPEMDGMQFLDTFGPGRQDKRPAVIIVSTESELKKIIQAMERGADEYIMKPFTEEILEEKLSILGIGSDRNE encoded by the coding sequence ATGCGGAGCGTGATGAGACAGATGCTCCAGCGGCTGGGACATCGTGCCATCGAAGCGGGAAACGGTAAGGAGGCGCTCGACCAACTCAATCACCATTCCGATGTCGGGGCAATCCTTCTCGATTGGAATATGCCGGAGATGGATGGGATGCAGTTTCTGGACACTTTCGGTCCCGGCCGCCAGGATAAACGACCGGCCGTCATCATCGTCTCAACGGAATCGGAGTTGAAGAAGATCATCCAGGCCATGGAGCGGGGAGCCGACGAATACATCATGAAGCCCTTTACCGAGGAAATCCTGGAAGAGAAACTGTCCATCTTAGGAATAGGGTCCGACCGGAATGAATGA
- a CDS encoding chemotaxis response regulator protein-glutamate methylesterase has protein sequence MNDPIRVMIIDDSSVVRRAVTEALSHDPDISILGTASNGKIALQRIVQWNPEVLVLDLEMPETDGFELLRALRVDFPKIRTIMFSSTTQRGAVQTIEALSLGASDYVAKPTASHPGGYSEAVKQVAAELIPKIKQFRPQSTWTKVVQKEAPPNEEFTPERLFRPTAQTIKVVAIGVSTGGPAALYKLIPELSQNFPVPIIIVQHMPPVFTRMLAERLDQASAIRVVEATDGMVIEPGGAYIAPGNYHMTVWQREGKAALAMNQEPPVNYCRPSVDVLFRSVAEVYGADALGIVMTGMGQDGLVGARAMKGRGAAIFAQDQASSVVWGMPSFIVREGLADSVVSLDRMKTAIEGCLQKGGPH, from the coding sequence ATGAATGACCCGATTCGCGTCATGATCATCGATGACTCCTCGGTGGTGCGCCGCGCCGTCACGGAGGCGCTCTCGCACGATCCGGATATCTCCATTCTCGGAACGGCTTCCAATGGGAAGATTGCGCTTCAGCGGATTGTGCAGTGGAATCCCGAGGTGCTGGTGCTCGATTTGGAAATGCCGGAAACGGACGGTTTTGAGCTGCTTCGGGCGTTGCGGGTGGATTTTCCAAAAATCCGAACGATCATGTTCAGCAGCACAACACAGCGGGGGGCGGTTCAGACGATTGAAGCCCTCTCCTTGGGGGCAAGCGATTATGTCGCCAAGCCGACCGCGAGCCATCCGGGAGGGTACAGCGAGGCGGTCAAGCAGGTGGCGGCCGAGCTGATCCCGAAGATTAAGCAGTTCCGCCCCCAATCGACCTGGACCAAAGTCGTTCAGAAGGAGGCGCCGCCGAACGAGGAGTTCACCCCAGAGCGTCTTTTTCGCCCGACCGCTCAGACGATTAAGGTCGTTGCCATCGGCGTTTCTACGGGAGGGCCTGCAGCACTCTATAAGCTCATTCCCGAGTTGTCTCAAAACTTTCCCGTTCCGATCATCATCGTTCAGCATATGCCGCCGGTATTCACCCGAATGCTGGCAGAGCGACTGGACCAAGCAAGTGCCATCCGAGTTGTGGAAGCGACGGATGGAATGGTCATCGAGCCGGGGGGCGCTTACATTGCCCCCGGAAATTACCATATGACCGTTTGGCAAAGAGAGGGGAAAGCGGCGCTCGCGATGAACCAGGAGCCCCCGGTCAATTATTGTCGTCCCTCGGTCGATGTCCTGTTCCGATCGGTCGCAGAGGTCTATGGCGCCGATGCGCTCGGCATCGTGATGACGGGGATGGGCCAGGATGGGCTGGTGGGAGCGCGCGCGATGAAGGGGCGGGGCGCGGCCATCTTTGCACAAGATCAAGCGAGCAGCGTGGTTTGGGGGATGCCTTCATTCATTGTTCGGGAAGGCTTGGCCGACTCTGTCGTCTCATTGGATCGAATGAAAACGGCGATTGAGGGATGCCTTCAGAAGGGAGGCCCACACTGA